Proteins encoded within one genomic window of Microbacterium sp. LKL04:
- a CDS encoding ABC transporter permease: MTTTATIRMARTEDPTPNTFWARLGSAFAMFRNAKSITGLAILGFFVLIAIFADVLAPFSPTQVDNTARFQPPSAEHWLGTTHIGEDVLSQVIHGTRGVIVVGFLAAILATVIAIVVGVVSGYVRGWKSEGLSALTNVFLVIPGLPLIIIVASMFEEPPLVLIAAVLGITGWAWGARVLRAQTMSLRNRDFIQAARANGEPLRRIITVEMLPNLMALIAASFVGTVTAAILGLTTLSYIGVIPVNTYNWGTILNWASAQGAFRQNQWWWYLPPGLCIAAIGVALSLINFGIDEYVNPRLRSAGERARAMKKKGLNVNDAVTAVRTVEVPATRRKARE; the protein is encoded by the coding sequence ATGACCACCACCGCCACCATCCGCATGGCCCGCACCGAGGACCCGACGCCCAACACGTTCTGGGCCCGCCTGGGGTCGGCGTTCGCGATGTTCCGCAACGCCAAGTCGATCACGGGGCTCGCCATCCTCGGCTTCTTCGTCCTCATCGCGATCTTCGCCGACGTCCTCGCTCCGTTCTCGCCCACCCAGGTCGACAACACGGCGCGGTTCCAGCCGCCGTCCGCCGAGCACTGGCTGGGCACCACCCACATCGGCGAGGACGTGCTCAGTCAGGTCATCCACGGCACGCGCGGCGTCATCGTCGTCGGCTTCCTCGCTGCGATCCTGGCCACCGTCATCGCCATCGTCGTGGGTGTCGTCTCGGGCTACGTCCGCGGGTGGAAGAGCGAGGGCCTCTCGGCGCTGACGAACGTGTTCCTCGTCATCCCGGGTCTGCCGCTCATCATCATCGTCGCCTCGATGTTCGAGGAGCCGCCGCTCGTCCTCATCGCCGCGGTCCTCGGGATCACCGGCTGGGCGTGGGGCGCACGCGTCCTGCGCGCGCAGACGATGTCGCTCCGGAACCGCGATTTCATCCAGGCCGCCCGAGCGAACGGCGAGCCGCTGCGCCGCATCATCACCGTCGAGATGCTGCCGAACCTCATGGCGCTCATCGCCGCGAGCTTCGTCGGCACCGTGACCGCCGCCATCCTCGGCCTCACGACTCTGTCGTACATCGGCGTCATCCCGGTGAACACGTACAACTGGGGCACCATCCTCAACTGGGCGAGCGCTCAGGGCGCATTCCGTCAGAACCAGTGGTGGTGGTACCTGCCCCCGGGGCTCTGCATCGCCGCCATCGGTGTGGCACTGTCGCTCATCAACTTCGGCATCGACGAGTACGTGAACCCCCGCCTGCGCTCCGCCGGCGAGCGGGCCCGCGCGATGAAGAAGAAGGGCCTGAACGTCAACGACGCCGTCACCGCCGTCCGCACCGTCGAGGTCCCCGCCACCCGCCGGAAGGCCCGCGAATGA